A single window of Desulfotomaculum sp. DNA harbors:
- a CDS encoding VapC toxin family PIN domain ribonuclease: MVRDNGFLLDTTILIDLFRGRQDAIVLLDKLSHEGSFFICAIVVTEIFSGVRPEELSRVEEFLEAMGYVQIDYKTAKMAAGLYKRDFQRKGINLSISDTLIATAAVENSLILVTKNVRHFPMEELKVIEH, from the coding sequence TTGGTGAGAGATAACGGTTTTCTTTTAGATACAACGATCCTGATAGATTTATTTCGAGGCCGCCAAGATGCCATAGTTCTTCTGGACAAGTTGTCACATGAAGGCTCTTTTTTTATTTGCGCCATAGTAGTAACAGAAATATTTTCAGGTGTCCGTCCTGAAGAACTATCCCGGGTCGAGGAGTTTCTTGAAGCGATGGGTTACGTTCAAATAGATTACAAGACTGCAAAAATGGCGGCGGGCCTGTACAAGCGGGATTTTCAGAGAAAAGGAATAAACCTCAGCATTTCAGACACACTTATTGCCACGGCCGCGGTCGAGAATTCTCTTATCCTGGTTACTAAAAACGTAAGGCATTTTCCGATGGAAGAGTTAAAAGTCATTGAACATTAA